Part of the Hemiscyllium ocellatum isolate sHemOce1 chromosome 41 unlocalized genomic scaffold, sHemOce1.pat.X.cur. SUPER_41_unloc_9, whole genome shotgun sequence genome is shown below.
gactggggggcggggagacagagcgagagagacggggggagagagcgagagagacgggggggggcggggagacagagcgagagagacggggggggcgGGAGACAGAggcgagagagacgggggggcgtgagacagagcgagagagacggcAGGGTggggagacagagcgagagacggGGGGCggggagacagagcgagagagatggggggtggggagacagagcgagagacgggggggcggggagacagagcgagagagatggggggtggggcggggtgacagagcgagagagacggcAGGGTggggagacagagcgagagacgggggggcggggagacagagcgagagacggggggtgggggcggggacagagcgagagagacgggGGGTGAGGGCGGGGAGACagaccgagagagacagagaggaagtgaCAGAGCAGCTGGCGCCCGGCTCAGGAGCGGTCTCCCTGTTCTCCGCAGTAAAAGTCCCCTTTGTGAAGGGAGCCAGATTCTCTCCCCgagccccccccccacctctcccccctACCTTTGATGTCCAGTAGGGCGTGGATGAcgttgcccatcaccgaggtgtTGTGCAGGTTCTTGACCGTCTCCTTGGCACCCCGGGTGCTGGTGAAGACCACCTTGGCCAGGCCCAGGTGCTTGCGGGTCTTGGGGTTGTACAGGATCTCGATCTCCTCGATGTCACCGAATTTGCGGCACATCTCCGCCAGGAACGCCTCCTTCACGTTGTCGTTGAGCCGGGCGAAGGTCACCTCCTTTAGTGGCACAGAGCCCACGTAGTACTCGTCGAActgtgcgggggtgggggggaaagggggagggtTGGCACGTGTCAAAGGGAAGGGGCGGGCCAGGGGCAAATCCAGCGTCCCATCCCGTCTCCCCTTCTGGGACAGCGTTACTCAGGAAAGGCATTCCTGGGGTTGGATTGaagcaccacctcccccccccacctcctcctccctcccctccctccccaccctcaccctccccaccatctcacccCCGATAGTCAGTGGGAAAATCGAGAAACAAATCTGCcgagatttacagcacggaagcagacccttcggccccaccccgtccatgctgacccggatatccctaacctaacccagtcccccgtttgccagcccttggcccctctccct
Proteins encoded:
- the LOC132808904 gene encoding histone-lysine N-methyltransferase SETD1A-like, which gives rise to MNQDSGGECAKGPGAPWQNYKLVADPTIRRVPQKVYRYDGVHFSVPDAGFPAIRDVRDPRQRRIWTKHRDISLPVPKFKFDEYYVGSVPLKEVTFARLNDNVKEAFLAEMCRKFGDIEEIEILYNPKTRKHLGLAKVVFTSTRGAKETVKNLHNTSVMGNVIHALLDIK